Genomic DNA from Lepus europaeus isolate LE1 chromosome 15, mLepTim1.pri, whole genome shotgun sequence:
TAAAAAGACAACTTGCACCCAAGTTTGTCTGACATCTACCCTGTCAAGTGTCCATGATGCTGAGTCCCGAGGGAGGTGAAGGCTTTGTGGTCAAGCTCCATGGCCTGCCCTGGTCCTGCTCTATTGAGGACGTGCAGAACTTCCTGTCCGACTGCATGATTCACGATGGGGCCGCAGGTGTTCATTTTATCTACACTAGAGAAGGCAGGCAGAGTGGTGAGGCATTTGTCGAACTTGAATCAGAAGATGATGTCAAAATGGCCCTGAAAAAAGACAGGGAAAGCATGGGGCACCGGTACATTGAGGTGTTGAAGTCTCACAGAACCGAGATGGATTGGGTGTTGAAGCACAGCGGTCCAAACAGCGCTGACACCGCTAATGATGGCTTCGTGCGGCTTCGAGGACTCCCGTTTGGATGCACAAAGGAAGAAATTGTTCAGTTTTTCTCAGGGTTGGAAATTGTGCCAAACGGGATCACTTTGCCTGTGGACCCCGAGGGCAAGATTACAGGGGAGGCCTTCGTGCAGTTTGCCTCTCAGGAGCTAGCAGAGAAGGCGCTAGGGAAGCACAAGGAGAGAATAGGGCACAGATATATTGAGGTCTTTAAGAGCAGTCAGGAAGAAGTGAGGTCATACTCAGATCCTCCTCTGAAGTTCATGTCTGTCCAGCGACCCGAGCCCTATGACAGGCCTGGCACAGCCCGGAGGTATATTGGCATTGTGAAGCAGGCAGGCTTGGAGAGAATGCGTCCTGGTGCCTACAGCGCTGGCTATGGGGGCTATGAGGAGTACAGTGGCCTCAGCGATGGCTACGGCTTCACCACTGATCTGTTCGGAAGAGACCTCAGCTACTGCCTCTCAGGAATGTACGACCACAGCGAGTTCGCAGTGCAGAGCACCACTGGCCACTGCGTCCACATGAGAGGGCTGCCACACAAAGCGACCGAGAACGACATCTACAACTTCTTCTCTCCACTTAACCCGGTGAGAGTCCATATTGAGATTGGCCCAGATGGAAGAGTGACGGGCGAAGCTGATGTGGAGTTTGCCACCCACGAAGAAGCTGTGGCAGCGATGTCGAAAGATAGGGCCAATGTGCAGCACAGATACATAGAACTCTTCTTGAATTCCACAACAGGGGCCAGCAACGgggcctacagcagccaggtgaTGCAGGGCATGGGGGTGTCCGCGGCTCAGGCCACCTACAGTGGCCTGGAGAGCCAGTCAGTGAGCGGTTGTTATggcgctggctgtagtggtcaGTACAGCATGGGTGGATATGATTAGTTTTGCAGAAGCATTTGAGTTAATTTCAATCAAATTTTCAGAGGCAGCCAGCAAGCAGTGAAAAAGCAGTTATTACCCTAGAGGAAGCTGTGGGACCCGTTTTGCACCATCAGTTTGTGAAATCTGGATTAAAAAATTACCTCTTCAGTGTTTTCTCATGCAAACTTTTCTTCTAGCATGTGATATTGAGTAAACTAAAACCATTTCCCGCTTTTCTCGATTAACATTTTAGTAGTATCCTTCGAGTGATGTTATCTGAGTTAAAGTAGTTTAAGTATGTTAAATTGTGGATCTTTTACACCACACCACAGTGAACACCTTGGGGAGATGTACTTTTTTGGAAAACTCAAAGGTGCTAGATCCCTAATTCAAAGAGAAACATTTCTCATGTTTGTTCATTCtagtttctattttcatttaaatctttTAGGTTAAgtttaagctttttaaaagttagttTTGAGAATTGAGACACAATACTAATACTGTAGGAATTGGTGAGGCCTTGACTTAAAGCTttctttgtactgtgatttcctttggggtgtattttgctaagtgaaacttgttaaattttttgttaactaaatttttttcttaaaataaagactttttcacaaaaaaaaaaaaaaaagaaagaaagtaaatgcCATAGACTGGACTCAGAGAAAATATTCACGAAGCATATATATGTTAAAAGGCTTGTAttcataaagatattttaaaactcattaataaaaataatttaaagaaaaatgggcAATTTTTCCAAAGATTATTTATGAATGGCAAACAAGTTCTTAAACTTGTTTGCCATTAGAGTAATGCAAATGAAAAGTTCAATAAGAATCATGACAAAGCTGTTAGAATAGCTACAATAATGAAAACTGATGAAGACATGGAGTAACTAGAATGCATTCACAAtactgatgggaatgtaaaatgatacaaCTACTTTGGAAAGAGTTAACGGCTCCTCAAAAATCTAAGCATACACCTCCTATATGACTCAATCACTCCTATCCTATCTCAGATACACAAATTCAAACTTTCCTCTCACATGCATTATTTCCCTGGAGTATGCTTTTAAGGATAATAAGAACATAAgccaagagagaaaagaaaaatggctcAGGGCATCAGGctcacacagaggagagaggtaAAGAAGTTGTAGTAAAAGGaagtcacaggggctggcactgtggcgtagcaggtaaagccattgcctacagtgccagcatcctctatgggcgatagtttgagtcccggatgcgccacttctgatccagctctcttcttatggcccgggaaagcagtggaagatgacccaagtccttgggcccctgcacccatgtgggagacccggaagaagctcctggcttcggaacggtgcagctccagccgttatggccatctgcagagtgaaccaggagatggaagacctctctgtctctgcctctctttaactctgccttcaagtaaatgaataaatcttaagaaaaaaaaaaaaaaggaactcacaGAGAAGCATGGGTTCTACAAAAAGCAAGCAGTCAatctagtttaggccacaaagattagagatgggacttgagcgcCCCcttgtcttgcatcctctggtctgctttaacaaaaaccaggagga
This window encodes:
- the LOC133774604 gene encoding heterogeneous nuclear ribonucleoprotein F-like codes for the protein MMLSPEGGEGFVVKLHGLPWSCSIEDVQNFLSDCMIHDGAAGVHFIYTREGRQSGEAFVELESEDDVKMALKKDRESMGHRYIEVLKSHRTEMDWVLKHSGPNSADTANDGFVRLRGLPFGCTKEEIVQFFSGLEIVPNGITLPVDPEGKITGEAFVQFASQELAEKALGKHKERIGHRYIEVFKSSQEEVRSYSDPPLKFMSVQRPEPYDRPGTARRYIGIVKQAGLERMRPGAYSAGYGGYEEYSGLSDGYGFTTDLFGRDLSYCLSGMYDHSEFAVQSTTGHCVHMRGLPHKATENDIYNFFSPLNPVRVHIEIGPDGRVTGEADVEFATHEEAVAAMSKDRANVQHRYIELFLNSTTGASNGAYSSQVMQGMGVSAAQATYSGLESQSVSGCYGAGCSGQYSMGGYD